In a genomic window of Trichoderma atroviride chromosome 4, complete sequence:
- a CDS encoding uncharacterized protein (EggNog:ENOG41): MSGSSLRPSMPSRPVSNISQISLNKALPPTPGPDASDLTTLLIGPKKRRFKVNHTLLCEVSPFFQERLEDPFHSKTVSLWLPSESPAMFGLFVEWVHSPETFSDYLDNAISSAFKNREQASLDIHWAIIHLHLFASQLALSYLQDASMDAIQDLYLKYDWDVPPKLIIYLYTECEAEPSIRLRRWAVAMVAFRLAVGSQLKFPEQDSTNLDPTQFYALFQSLSEFSADYAQHIKYMKESGHDVQLKNPQLRMPENEESSDSFGFRQCSFHSHSSEVGEGPCPLAVVRAPSRAMSAPDLPRPRWGKHKRQESNNPPRSLFSRNSNREDEERTGGGFSQSLSSIASKFS, translated from the coding sequence ATGAGCGGCTCTTCTTTGAGGCCGAGTATGCCCAGTCGGCCAGTCTCAAATATAAGCCAAATATCTCTGAACAAAGCACTACCGCCAACGCCTGGGCCAGATGCTTCCGACCTAACCACTTTACTTATTGGCCCTAAAAAGCGCCGGTTCAAAGTCAACCACACGCTACTTTGCGAAGTCTCTCCATTTTTCCAGGAACGCCTTGAAGACCCTTTCCATTCAAAAACAGTCTCATTATGGCTTCCCAGTGAGTCGCCTGCCATGTTTGGCCTATTCGTTGAGTGGGTACACTCTCCAGAAACATTCAGCGACTATCTCGACAACGCAATCAGCTCGGCCTTCAAAAACAGAGAACAGGCGTCACTCGATATTCACTGGGCAATcattcatctccatctctttgcCTCGCAACTCGCTCTAAGCTATCTGCAAGATGCTTCTATGGATGCCATCCAGGATCTGTACCTCAAGTACGACTGGGATGTACCGCCGAAACTCATCATTTACCTTTACACCGAATGCGAGGCAGAGCCTTCGATCCGTCTTCGCCGCTGGGCAGTCGCCATGGTGGCATTTCGCCTGGCTGTTGGTAGCCAGCTCAAGTTTCCAGAACAAGACTCAACAAATCTGGACCCGACTCAGTTTTACGCACTTTTCCAATCACTTTCCGAGTTTTCGGCTGATTACGCCCAACATATCAAATACATGAAGGAATCTGGCCATGATGTTCAACTCAAGAACCCACAACTCCGTATGCCGGAAAATGAAGAGAGCAGCGATAGTTTTGGATTTCGACAATGTTCGTTTCATTCACATAGCTCCGAGGTTGGTGAGGGTCCATGCCCTCTCGCGGTTGTAAGGGCACCCAGCAGAGCTATGAGTGCTCCAGATCTaccaaggccgagatgggGAAAGCACAAACGTCAAGAGAGCAACAATCCGCCAAGATCTCTATTCTCAAGGAACAGCAACagggaagacgaagaaagaACGGGTGGAGGCTTCTCACAATCGCTTAGCTCGATCGCGTCTAAGTTTTCATGA